One genomic window of Streptomyces sp. NBC_01498 includes the following:
- a CDS encoding TadE family protein, with the protein MVNRKLRGEDAVRARDAVRHEAAVQHDTAGWQDTALPHDAPVRQDTPVRKDAPVRDGHPRRAYRSDGGQAAIELAGTVFILLIAGLAVIQLGIAAYAVQQAGTASRAAARAASQYDAGWQQVGESSMSDWLAQGTTFTSQPGAEDYEVTAEVEIPSILPIFDLGEATRSTTMPMD; encoded by the coding sequence ATGGTGAACCGAAAGCTCCGGGGCGAGGACGCGGTACGGGCGCGGGACGCCGTACGGCACGAGGCCGCCGTACAGCACGACACCGCCGGGTGGCAGGACACCGCCCTGCCGCACGACGCCCCCGTACGGCAGGACACCCCGGTACGGAAGGACGCCCCCGTACGGGACGGGCACCCGCGCCGCGCGTACCGGTCCGACGGCGGCCAGGCGGCGATCGAACTCGCCGGCACCGTCTTCATCCTGCTCATCGCCGGCCTCGCCGTCATCCAGCTCGGCATCGCCGCCTACGCGGTCCAGCAGGCGGGTACGGCCTCCCGGGCCGCCGCCCGCGCCGCCTCCCAGTACGACGCGGGCTGGCAGCAGGTGGGCGAGTCCTCGATGAGCGACTGGCTCGCCCAGGGCACGACGTTCACCTCCCAGCCCGGTGCCGAGGACTACGAGGTCACGGCCGAGGTGGAGATCCCCTCGATACTGCCGATCTTCGACCTGGGCGAGGCGACCAGGAGCACCACCATGCCGATGGACTGA
- a CDS encoding sensor histidine kinase, translating to MTPALAVLTGGISSEPLGQTTATRRNVPSLPIQINALQALCRQVFGFRLAMIALASPFALQRTAAGIGTWLVASAVVVTFMVSYLLFRDWERFGPILLRHPLLLAADTVVGALLLVTASPDSTVAYVTICTPLLAGLVYGWRGAVLFALLQALLVAGAYAVNTDVEVGFSALLLPGLCVIAGAVGTTLRNLMMGFGTASQALTEARARLAVTGAVEEERARLAREMHDSVAKTLHGLAMAADGLASTADRMDPLTVKHQAELVARSARRAAAESRELLSDLRRESGLDGGVDVVDELRARTEDFTRRHDLPASFRPLGETAVPPIPHAVARHALTIATEAMENAMRHAQPSYVEVSAGVVRDVLRISVYDDGKGLPQGTSLEDLRRAGHFGLVGMVERAASIGARIRIGRGRAAQGTEVRLEISLHALGLSRTGHHPHHQQQPEPLLT from the coding sequence ATGACCCCGGCACTGGCCGTACTCACGGGCGGCATCAGCAGCGAACCACTCGGGCAGACCACCGCCACACGCCGCAACGTGCCCTCGCTGCCGATCCAGATCAACGCCCTCCAGGCGCTGTGCCGTCAGGTCTTCGGCTTCCGCCTGGCGATGATCGCGCTCGCCTCCCCCTTCGCGCTGCAACGCACCGCGGCGGGGATCGGCACCTGGCTCGTCGCCTCCGCGGTGGTGGTCACGTTCATGGTGTCGTACCTGCTGTTCCGCGACTGGGAGCGGTTCGGGCCGATCCTGCTGAGGCATCCGCTGCTCCTCGCCGCCGACACCGTGGTCGGCGCGCTCCTCCTCGTCACCGCGTCGCCGGACTCGACCGTCGCGTACGTCACCATCTGCACGCCCCTGCTGGCGGGGCTCGTCTACGGCTGGCGCGGTGCCGTCCTGTTCGCCCTCCTCCAGGCCCTGCTGGTGGCCGGCGCGTACGCCGTCAACACGGACGTCGAGGTCGGCTTCAGCGCCCTGCTGCTGCCCGGCCTGTGCGTCATCGCGGGCGCCGTGGGCACCACCCTGCGCAACCTCATGATGGGCTTCGGCACCGCCAGCCAGGCGCTCACCGAGGCGCGCGCCCGGCTCGCCGTCACCGGCGCGGTCGAGGAGGAACGGGCCCGGCTCGCCCGCGAGATGCACGACTCGGTCGCCAAGACGCTGCACGGGCTCGCGATGGCCGCCGACGGTCTCGCCAGCACCGCCGACCGCATGGACCCGCTCACCGTCAAGCACCAGGCGGAACTCGTCGCGCGCTCCGCCCGCCGGGCCGCCGCCGAGTCCCGCGAACTCCTCTCCGACCTGCGCCGGGAGTCCGGCCTGGACGGCGGCGTGGACGTCGTGGACGAACTCCGGGCGCGCACCGAGGACTTCACCCGGCGCCACGACCTCCCGGCGTCCTTCCGGCCGCTCGGCGAGACGGCCGTGCCGCCCATTCCGCACGCCGTCGCCCGGCACGCCCTGACCATCGCCACCGAGGCGATGGAGAACGCGATGCGGCACGCGCAGCCGTCGTACGTCGAGGTGTCGGCGGGCGTCGTGCGCGACGTCCTGCGCATCAGCGTGTACGACGACGGCAAGGGGCTGCCCCAGGGCACCTCGCTCGAAGACCTCCGGCGGGCGGGCCACTTCGGTCTCGTCGGCATGGTGGAGCGCGCGGCATCGATCGGCGCCCGGATCCGCATCGGCCGGGGCCGGGCGGCGCAGGGCACCGAGGTACGGCTGGAGATCTCGCTGCACGCCCTCGGCCTGTCCCGCACCGGACACCATCCGCACCATCAGCAGCAACCCGAACCTCTGCTCACGTGA
- a CDS encoding OmpA family protein has translation MAVTARTRRAVARPAAVAVAAAVLFTSVQFTLATSASADESPSTPPGTESTSPPPEVNGTSPGLKLRDGATLAPARVLPIISVVESEGGEERREDTSETVKFALQAEVLFGKDSAKLSSAANSRIAAIAAEIEKEGATKVRVFGFTDNLGSSAHGDVLSKQRAEAVHGVLEKELASAGIQYEIRGYGEQFPIADNGNEEGRKKNRRVEVSFPRGAADAAQN, from the coding sequence ATGGCCGTGACCGCGCGCACGCGCCGGGCAGTCGCCCGGCCCGCGGCGGTCGCCGTCGCCGCGGCCGTCCTGTTCACCAGCGTGCAGTTCACCCTGGCCACGAGCGCGTCGGCCGACGAGTCGCCGAGCACCCCGCCGGGGACCGAGTCGACCTCACCGCCGCCCGAGGTCAACGGCACCTCCCCCGGGCTCAAGCTCCGCGACGGCGCGACCCTCGCCCCGGCGCGGGTGCTTCCGATCATCTCGGTGGTCGAGTCCGAGGGCGGTGAGGAGCGTCGCGAGGACACCAGCGAGACGGTGAAGTTCGCGCTCCAGGCCGAGGTCCTCTTCGGGAAGGACAGCGCGAAGCTCTCCAGCGCCGCGAACTCCCGGATCGCCGCCATCGCCGCGGAGATCGAGAAGGAGGGCGCCACGAAGGTCCGCGTCTTCGGCTTCACGGACAACCTCGGTTCGTCCGCCCACGGCGACGTGCTCTCCAAGCAGCGGGCCGAGGCCGTGCACGGGGTCCTGGAGAAGGAACTCGCCTCCGCGGGCATCCAGTACGAGATCCGCGGTTACGGCGAGCAGTTCCCGATCGCGGACAACGGCAACGAAGAGGGACGCAAGAAGAACCGCCGCGTGGAGGTCTCCTTCCCGCGCGGCGCGGCGGACGCGGCGCAGAACTGA
- a CDS encoding DUF5936 domain-containing protein, translating to MGLILAAVVGLAVYGAFHGVRLYRADAKLPSDLAIALEVGATRTTAVGSGIDRMGMRYAPSVLRMMGPKRVDAIRRRLDMAGNPGGMTVDRYAARRAVYGFLGGFACFALIIRGQVPLGIFALIYGFFWTDVIIRVAISKRRDDIERTLPDFLDVLAVVVSAGLGFRQALERVAERYSGPWADELRITLRQMDMGVSRREAFDHLRRRNDSDQVSMFVTALQQGEELGAPIVDTLIQIANDMRRTDAQNARRNAAKAVPKTTLVVTMVMLPATMILIVLSFYYGSGVDFANILG from the coding sequence ATGGGACTGATTCTCGCCGCCGTCGTGGGACTCGCCGTGTACGGCGCCTTCCACGGAGTCCGCCTCTACCGGGCCGACGCCAAACTCCCCAGCGACCTCGCGATCGCCCTGGAGGTCGGCGCCACCCGTACCACCGCCGTCGGTTCCGGCATCGACCGCATGGGCATGCGCTACGCCCCGTCCGTCCTGCGGATGATGGGACCCAAGCGCGTCGACGCGATTCGCCGCCGCCTCGACATGGCGGGCAACCCCGGCGGTATGACCGTCGACCGCTACGCCGCGCGCCGCGCCGTCTACGGCTTCCTCGGCGGCTTCGCCTGCTTCGCCCTGATCATCCGCGGCCAGGTGCCCCTCGGGATCTTCGCCCTGATCTACGGGTTCTTCTGGACCGACGTCATCATCCGCGTCGCGATCAGCAAACGCCGGGACGACATCGAACGCACCCTGCCCGACTTCCTGGACGTCCTCGCCGTCGTCGTCTCCGCCGGACTCGGCTTCCGGCAGGCCCTGGAGCGGGTCGCGGAGCGCTACAGCGGCCCCTGGGCGGACGAACTGCGCATCACCCTGCGCCAGATGGACATGGGCGTCAGCCGCCGGGAGGCCTTCGACCATCTGCGCCGGCGCAACGACTCCGACCAGGTCTCGATGTTCGTCACCGCGCTCCAGCAGGGCGAGGAACTCGGCGCGCCGATCGTCGACACCCTCATCCAGATCGCGAACGACATGCGCCGCACCGACGCGCAGAACGCCCGCCGCAACGCGGCCAAGGCCGTTCCGAAGACCACGCTCGTCGTCACGATGGTCATGCTCCCGGCCACCATGATCCTCATCGTGCTGAGCTTCTACTACGGCTCCGGCGTCGACTTCGCGAACATCCTCGGCTGA
- a CDS encoding type II secretion system F family protein, producing the protein MDNLPLLTIGVTLLTCVLGVIGVHVYSSGKAQREALVDRMSQTGQITTSGRQRRFGAFDRRLRATGFGKRVERKITVTGLDLTPGEYLVYMAAGLLGLYFLIGAVFASFFGVLAALAGLWGGNAFLNWQRVKRTEAFINQLPELTRVLANATQAGLAMRTALVMASEELDNPAGEELRKVADQLAVGQSLDDALDELAQRLPSRELVVLVTTLVLSSRAGGQVVTSLRNLTETLEERKETRREVKTVLSQIQVTALAVPAIGLGFLLLINNMTPGALDKMTGATAGQVGTILAFALYAVGYIAIRRMSRIQV; encoded by the coding sequence ATGGATAATCTTCCGCTTCTGACGATCGGCGTCACACTGCTCACGTGTGTGCTCGGCGTCATCGGCGTGCACGTCTACTCGTCGGGCAAGGCCCAGCGCGAGGCGCTCGTCGACCGGATGTCCCAGACGGGGCAGATCACGACGAGCGGCCGGCAGCGCCGCTTCGGAGCCTTCGACCGGCGCCTGCGCGCCACCGGCTTCGGCAAGCGCGTCGAGCGCAAGATCACCGTCACCGGCCTCGACCTGACCCCGGGCGAGTACCTGGTCTACATGGCGGCCGGACTGCTCGGGCTCTACTTCCTCATCGGCGCCGTCTTCGCCTCGTTCTTCGGCGTGCTGGCCGCGCTGGCGGGCCTCTGGGGCGGCAACGCGTTCCTCAACTGGCAGCGCGTCAAGCGCACCGAGGCGTTCATCAACCAGCTCCCCGAGCTGACGCGCGTGCTCGCCAACGCCACCCAGGCCGGTCTCGCGATGCGTACGGCCCTGGTCATGGCGTCCGAGGAACTCGACAACCCGGCCGGCGAGGAACTGCGCAAGGTCGCCGACCAGCTGGCCGTCGGCCAGTCCCTGGACGACGCCCTCGACGAACTCGCCCAGCGCCTGCCCTCCCGCGAACTCGTCGTCCTCGTCACCACCCTCGTGCTCTCCAGCCGGGCCGGCGGCCAGGTCGTCACCTCGCTGCGCAACCTCACCGAGACCCTGGAGGAGCGCAAGGAGACCCGGCGCGAGGTCAAGACGGTGCTCTCGCAGATCCAGGTCACCGCCCTCGCGGTCCCCGCGATCGGCCTCGGCTTCCTGCTGCTCATCAACAACATGACACCCGGCGCGCTCGACAAGATGACCGGCGCCACCGCCGGACAGGTCGGCACCATCCTCGCGTTCGCGCTGTACGCCGTCGGATACATCGCCATCCGGCGGATGTCCCGGATCCAGGTCTGA
- a CDS encoding pilus assembly protein TadG-related protein — protein sequence MTRRGIRESGQAAPLYVTMVAGLLFLALAFFAVGQAGAARNGAQSGADAAALAAAQESRDAFGDEFLANFFDPDFLENVFNGDLVGPFVGCPAAEQLADKNDVTVKPGECRPADGFRWGVTVGVETQEPMGDNILADTADEKAEATATAVVVPRCTFERAPEEEEPEEGEEPEEGADEPSLPGEIRCDGGLLDLNPTNLVLPDMSVLFSVRLAED from the coding sequence GTGACCCGACGAGGCATCCGCGAGTCAGGGCAGGCCGCCCCCCTCTACGTCACGATGGTGGCGGGCCTGCTCTTTCTCGCGCTCGCGTTCTTCGCCGTGGGCCAGGCCGGTGCGGCGCGCAACGGCGCCCAGTCCGGGGCGGACGCGGCGGCCCTCGCGGCGGCCCAGGAGTCCCGCGACGCGTTCGGGGACGAGTTCCTGGCGAACTTCTTCGACCCGGACTTCCTCGAGAACGTCTTCAACGGCGATCTGGTCGGCCCCTTCGTCGGCTGCCCGGCCGCCGAGCAGCTCGCCGACAAGAACGACGTGACCGTGAAGCCGGGCGAATGCCGGCCGGCGGACGGTTTCCGCTGGGGCGTCACCGTCGGGGTCGAGACCCAGGAACCGATGGGCGACAACATCCTGGCCGACACGGCGGACGAGAAGGCCGAGGCCACCGCCACGGCGGTCGTCGTCCCGCGGTGCACGTTCGAGCGGGCGCCGGAGGAAGAGGAGCCGGAGGAGGGCGAGGAGCCCGAGGAGGGCGCTGACGAGCCCTCGCTGCCCGGTGAAATCCGGTGCGACGGCGGGCTCCTGGACCTGAACCCCACGAATCTGGTGCTGCCGGACATGTCTGTCCTGTTCTCCGTCCGACTGGCCGAGGACTGA
- a CDS encoding CpaF family protein: MSLRARISSPEPTGRSEESLLVGVYRAKLLEEIDLAEMSALAAAERRARLERVLGHIISREGPVLSTGERSQLIRRVVDEALGLGILEPLLEDASISEIMVNGPEQVFVERSGRLELLPMRFASNEQLMQTIERIVSTVNRRVDEANPMVDARLPSGERVNVIIPPLSLSGPILTIRRFPRAFTLQELIGLGSLDEQMMVLLSGLVRAKFNVIVSGATGTGKTTLLNALSGLVPSGERIVTIEDSAELQLQQPHVITLETRPANVEGKGQVTIRDLVRNSLRMRPDRIIVGEVRGGETLDMLQAMSTGHDGSLATVHANSAEDALMRLQTLASMSEVEIPFEAIKDQINSAVDVIVQLTRHADGSRRLTEIAIVDSHGREEYRIVSVCRFLAQPMSTEGQVKGHFEYYPLPRRIAERLYMRGEPIPPAFGVAQSEDDLALRTAVA, encoded by the coding sequence ATGAGCCTGAGGGCGCGCATCAGCAGCCCCGAGCCCACCGGACGCAGCGAGGAAAGCCTCCTCGTCGGTGTCTACCGGGCCAAGCTCCTCGAGGAGATCGACCTCGCGGAGATGTCCGCGCTGGCCGCGGCCGAGCGCCGGGCCAGGCTGGAGCGGGTCCTCGGCCACATCATCAGCCGCGAGGGCCCCGTGCTCTCCACCGGCGAGCGTTCCCAGCTGATCCGCCGCGTCGTGGACGAGGCTCTCGGCCTCGGCATCCTGGAACCCCTGCTCGAAGACGCCTCCATCAGCGAGATCATGGTCAACGGACCCGAGCAGGTCTTCGTGGAGCGCAGCGGCCGGCTGGAGCTGCTGCCGATGCGGTTCGCCTCCAACGAACAGCTGATGCAGACCATCGAGCGCATCGTCTCCACGGTCAACCGCCGGGTGGACGAGGCCAATCCGATGGTCGACGCGCGACTGCCGTCCGGTGAGCGTGTCAACGTCATCATCCCGCCGCTGTCCCTCAGCGGTCCCATCCTCACGATCCGGCGCTTCCCGCGCGCGTTCACCCTCCAGGAGCTGATCGGACTCGGCTCGCTCGACGAGCAGATGATGGTGCTGCTGTCCGGACTCGTCCGCGCCAAGTTCAACGTGATCGTCTCCGGCGCCACCGGTACCGGCAAGACGACCCTCCTCAACGCGCTCTCCGGCCTCGTCCCGTCCGGCGAGCGCATCGTCACCATCGAGGACTCCGCCGAACTCCAGCTCCAGCAGCCGCACGTGATCACCCTGGAGACCCGCCCCGCCAACGTCGAGGGCAAGGGCCAGGTCACCATTCGCGACCTGGTCCGCAACTCCCTGCGTATGCGGCCCGACCGCATCATCGTCGGTGAGGTCCGCGGCGGTGAGACCCTCGACATGCTCCAGGCCATGTCCACCGGTCACGACGGCTCGCTCGCGACCGTCCACGCCAACAGCGCCGAGGACGCGCTGATGCGACTCCAGACCCTGGCCTCCATGTCCGAGGTCGAGATCCCCTTCGAGGCGATCAAGGACCAGATCAACAGCGCCGTCGACGTCATCGTGCAGCTCACCCGGCACGCCGACGGCTCCCGGCGACTCACCGAGATCGCCATCGTCGACTCGCACGGCCGCGAGGAGTACCGGATCGTCTCGGTCTGCCGCTTCCTGGCCCAGCCCATGTCCACCGAGGGCCAGGTCAAGGGCCACTTCGAGTACTACCCGCTGCCCCGCAGGATCGCGGAGCGCCTCTACATGCGGGGCGAACCCATCCCGCCCGCCTTCGGCGTCGCGCAGTCCGAGGACGACCTCGCGCTGCGTACGGCGGTCGCCTGA
- a CDS encoding response regulator transcription factor: MPDDVSRSSGQHWTQQSHVSQHSSSHATPLSSEQTAGIPTSAPPTASGGFPALPGPMPAAPALRVVVADDNPVVRAGLTVLLSGRDDIEVVGEAVDGRQAYEQTVQHRPDVVLLDVRMPGVDGISALPHLVRLAPVLMMTYSRESEIVHEALRLGAGGYLVHGEFTADQLVAAVRDIKQGRAHFTHSASSALLASVRGGGGADPGAGALPEGLGTAFTGAGYQPVQPGHSSANAHAAPGHPPYVSPTNRQVTPGDRELKPQQFAQRSSLSQADMAHSPQGQAVPGMPGTAGATGSPEGLYSELSQREVEIMDLIASGMTNQQIAAACFISQKTVKNHINRIFAKLNAGSRGEAIAFWHGARGGAGGRG, from the coding sequence ATGCCGGACGACGTCTCAAGGAGTTCCGGGCAGCACTGGACCCAGCAGTCGCACGTGTCGCAGCACTCGTCGTCGCACGCCACACCGCTCAGCTCGGAGCAGACCGCCGGAATCCCCACGTCCGCACCGCCGACGGCATCCGGAGGATTCCCCGCCCTGCCGGGCCCGATGCCCGCCGCCCCCGCGCTGCGCGTGGTGGTCGCCGACGACAACCCGGTGGTACGGGCGGGACTGACCGTCCTGCTGTCCGGCCGCGACGACATCGAGGTCGTCGGGGAGGCGGTCGACGGCCGCCAGGCATATGAACAGACGGTCCAGCACCGGCCGGACGTCGTCCTGCTGGACGTGCGTATGCCGGGTGTCGACGGGATCTCCGCCCTGCCGCACCTGGTGCGGCTCGCGCCCGTACTGATGATGACGTACAGCCGGGAGAGCGAGATCGTCCACGAGGCGCTGCGGCTGGGCGCGGGAGGCTATCTCGTGCACGGTGAGTTCACGGCCGACCAACTGGTCGCCGCCGTACGGGACATCAAGCAGGGCCGGGCCCACTTCACGCACTCGGCCTCCAGCGCGCTGCTGGCGAGCGTGCGGGGCGGCGGTGGCGCCGACCCGGGGGCCGGGGCGCTGCCCGAGGGGCTCGGTACGGCGTTCACGGGTGCCGGTTACCAGCCCGTGCAGCCGGGTCATTCGTCTGCGAACGCACATGCGGCTCCTGGCCATCCCCCGTATGTTTCTCCGACAAACAGGCAAGTAACACCCGGAGATCGGGAGTTGAAGCCGCAACAATTTGCTCAAAGGTCTTCGCTTTCGCAAGCGGATATGGCACATTCTCCTCAGGGACAGGCGGTGCCGGGGATGCCGGGCACGGCCGGGGCGACCGGGTCACCGGAGGGCCTCTACTCGGAACTGAGCCAGCGGGAGGTGGAGATCATGGATCTGATCGCGTCGGGCATGACCAATCAGCAGATCGCCGCCGCCTGCTTCATCAGCCAGAAGACTGTCAAGAACCACATCAACCGCATCTTCGCCAAACTGAACGCGGGCAGCCGGGGCGAGGCCATCGCCTTCTGGCACGGTGCGCGCGGAGGGGCGGGCGGCCGTGGCTGA
- a CDS encoding TadE family protein, with the protein MSNPTAETPDEGAAVTAPRGDTPRRGRTRDDRGQAAVEFTGMVPLILAVLILLWQGALVGYTFSLAGNAADEAVRAATVAENSRIDECTDAAEEDLPDSWDIAGIDCWAEEENDLVRAEVELDVPILFPGFDIDVNVTGKAAAPRES; encoded by the coding sequence ATGAGCAATCCAACAGCAGAGACGCCGGACGAGGGCGCAGCGGTGACCGCGCCCCGCGGTGACACGCCGCGCCGGGGCCGGACGCGGGACGACCGGGGCCAGGCCGCCGTCGAGTTCACCGGAATGGTGCCGCTCATCCTGGCCGTCCTGATCCTGCTCTGGCAGGGCGCGCTCGTCGGCTACACCTTCTCCCTCGCGGGCAACGCCGCCGACGAGGCGGTCCGCGCCGCGACGGTGGCGGAGAACAGCCGGATCGACGAGTGCACGGACGCGGCGGAGGAAGACCTGCCGGACTCGTGGGACATCGCCGGCATCGACTGCTGGGCCGAGGAGGAGAACGACCTCGTCCGGGCGGAGGTCGAGCTCGACGTACCGATCCTCTTCCCGGGCTTCGACATCGACGTCAATGTCACCGGCAAGGCCGCCGCGCCGAGGGAGAGCTGA